Within the Dolichospermum compactum NIES-806 genome, the region AGCAAATCTTCTGCCCATGCTCGTAAAGGTCCACGCAACCATGCACCAATCGGAATACCAAAACCCATTTTTGGACGCTCAATTAATTCCCTGGGTACGTACTTATATAAAACCTGTCGTAACAACCATTTACCTTTATTACCACGTATTTTCATGGATAGGGGGATTTGCCAAGCAAATTCCACAACCCGATGATCTAAAAAAGGTATGCGACCTTCAAGACTCACACCCATAGTGGCACGATCTAATTTTACCAAGATATCACCAGGCAAGTAATTGATTAAATCCCAGTACATCATGCGTTCTGTGAAATTCGGTAAACTTGACCCGAAATTGCAGTCACTAACAACTGTGCTGAGTTCGGAACTACCAATGACAACTTTTTCTGATTCTTTCAGATGGGACACCAAACCAGCATACATAATATCGGGGCTGGAAACTGCTAAAACATCTGCCAACTTATGTAATTTATCGCCAAGATTTAATTTTGCTGGCAATATGGCATTTACACCCTCAAAACCTCGATTCCAAGTCTGGGAAGAAACACTAGTTAAAGCTTTTGCCGTAGAATAACGAACTGTTTGCGGTATCCAGCCCATCTTCTGCCAAATACTCCGGGCTAAAAAATAGCGCTTATATCCAGCAAATAATTCATCACCTCCATCACCAGAAAGACTGACGGTGACATGATTTCTGGCCAGTTGAGATACTAAAAATGTAGGAACTTGGGAAGGATCGGCAAATGGCTCATCATATAAACTTGGTAATTTGGGAATTACTCCCATAGTTTCATTTGCGGTTACATAAAGTTCTGTATGGTCTGTACCTAAGTGCCGTGCCACAGATTTAGCATATTCAGCCTCGTTATAATTTTGTTCGTGAAAACCGATGCTGAAAGTTTTCACAGGTTGCTGACTTTGAGCCTGCATCAAAGCCACAATTGTCGAAGAGTCTATACCACCTGATAGAAAAGCACCTAAAGGCACATCTGCCAGCATTCGCATTTTTACTGCATCTTTTAGTAGCACCTCCAGGTGTACTATAGCTTCATTTTCTGAGCCTGTGAAGAGATAAGCAACACCTGATTCGGCAACTGTTTTTGCAGACCAGTAGGTTACTGGCTGGGGATCAGTTGTTTTCCCATTCCAACTGAGGAGAGTTGCGGGTGGTAATTTATAGATGCCTTGATAGATTGAATAAGGCTCAGGAATATAGGAAAACCGGAGGAATAAATCCAAAGCATCGCGGTTAATTTCTGGCTGAAAATCAGGATGGACTTTGAAAGCTTTTAATTCTGAGGCAAATATAAAAGTATGACCGCACCAACCATAATATAGCGGCTTTTCGCCGATGCGATCGCGCCCCAAATGTAAAACCCGTTCTTGACGATCCCATACAGCAAAAGCAAACATCCCATTGAAACGCTTGGTTGCTTCTAAAACTCCCCATTGACAGAAGCTAGATAACATGACCTCCGTGTCAGAATCACTGCGAAAGCTATATCCAAGAATTTGTAACTGCTTTCTTAATTCTGGGAAATTATAAACTTCACCATTGAAAACAATGACATACCGACCATCAGTAGATATCATCGGTTGATGTCCTTGTGGTGAAAGGTCTACTATAGATAGTCGTCGGTGTCCTAGAGCAATTCCGACCTCTCCATCAACCCAACTGCCACCATCATCTGGACCACGATGAATTAATAACTTTGACATTTGCTGCACAATTATTGGTAGATAATCTGTGCTGATTTGTCTAGATATATCCCAAAAACCAGCTATTCCACACATAAATATTGTTTTAGTTAAATATGCTTTTTACAAAAAAAGGGAACAGAGAATAGGGAACAGATAAAAAACACTCATTTGCACCAGTTTAGAGCTTCAGTCAAAAAAGAGATGTTTTTACAAGATGCGTAGCCCGAAAAAAAACAGTGTCATTATTTCCATCTCATGTTCTACTCAAACATGAGTTTTTTCTGTTAAGAGTTGCCCGTTCCCTGTTCCCTCTGAATTATTTTTGTGCATTCAGCCATATTTCTGTACTTTTTCGTACATAACGGTAGAAAGCAATTTGCCTTTCCCGGAGTATTTCATTTCTATACTCTTTAGCTTTCTCTAAGTTACGAGATGACATTCGCGTCATGCGTTCTGGGTTAGTCACAACTTCCCAAATTTTGCTGGACAAAGCAGCGACATCAGCAGGTGGAACTATATCCTCTGGTGGTAGCAGTTCAGGAATGCCTCCTACCGTAGAACCAATACATGGTAATGCCCGTGCCATGGCCTCAATCATTGCTCTGGGTAAACCTTCTTGATGAGATGCTAAGATAAACAGATCCGCCTGATCCAATTCAGTACGCACAGCTTGTCCTGAGGATAACTGACCCCGAAAATCTACATAATCTCCTAAATCTAACTTCGCTGCTCGCATTTCCAATTCTTTTCGATGCTTACCATCTCCAACAAGAACTAGTTTCAGTTTCAGTCCTTCCTGTACACAATTAGCAACAGCATCAATTAATATATCTGGTGCTTTATAAAGTTGTGCTAATGTCCCTACAAAGATAATGGTAAAAATCTGACTTTCCTGTTTAGGGGAGCGAGGAACAGATACAAAAGCTTCATCAGGTAAATCTATACTTGAGTAATGTGTTGAAAAAGCCTGTTTTCCTGGTGGATACCGCTTTTGTAAAGCACTTTCGGTAACATAAGCTGCTCCACAAGCTCCAACACATTGTCGCCGCAATACCTGAGGAAACCACCAACGGAAAACCGGACGCAAGGGATGCCTAATAGAACCAGGCGCAAAGACATCATAGGGATCACAAACCACTTCTACACCATAGGGATGTTTCGTAGCTCGTAGTTTCGGTTCAATACACGAAGCAATTGTCGAATCTACTCTAAAAATCACTGCATCTTCTGTGTTTACCGCTTGTTGGGCAGCCCGTTTAATCTGAAGAGATCGCCATAAATACTGCGCTGGTCCAATGTAGTAGGGCATAGGAGCAAAAGAAACGCGATCGCCATTGGACTCCCTCCAATCAGACGGCACTGAGAGGACATCCTGAACACGGGCAACCACCCGCACATGATCAAAAACCTCTAGATACCTCTGCCAAAATGAATATGGAAACTGAGTATGTGTCCAGACAATCCCATCTGGTGTCCGATTAAAACGATGTTCAAGTGCAACGACAACTTTCATAAGGATATGTGGTAAGTAGAAAACTCAAGCACAAAGCGGGCTGGAAGTGTCAATTTTTAATTAATACAAGAATTACCTAAAAACATTTTCTCGTAAGTAGACGCAATCACCTGAGCATGAAACTGTTGAGAGCGGCTTTTTCCGTTTTCAGACAATTTCAGCTTTAATTCTGAATCTGTTGTTAGCAGTCTAATAACAGCTTCTGCTATAGCTTCCACATTTGCCGGAGGTATAAGAATACCATTGACACCATTTTCAATAATTTCCCCTGGACCATAGGGACAATCTGTCGCAATCACGGGAGTGCCACAGGCCATAGCTTCTACAATCACATTTCCAAAACCTTCATAGAGAGATGACAGCACAAAAATATCTGCCGCTGCCATATATTTGTATGGGTTACTTTGAAAGCCTAGTAACCGGACACAATCATTTAATCCTAGTTGTTGAATTTGTTTTTCTAGCATCCCGCGCTGTTTCCCTTCCCCAATAATCCACAAATGTGCTGGTATGACTTGCCGCACCTGTGCTAAAGCATCAATCAAATAGGGAAAACCTTTTTGATCAGTCAGTCGTCCACAGGCGACAATTAGCGGCACGTTTGCTGGTAAATCTTCCTGATGGATACACTCTGCCGCACCAGTCAAGACCCTACTATCCCAGCCAGCGTTATAAATTACATCTAATTTGCTAATTTTTGGACAGATGCTAATTAAATCCTCAGCTACACCCTGAGAAAGGGCAATTACCTGATCTGCTTGTGGATAAAGCCTAGGAATTAGTGATAACAGCACAAAGTTAGTAATATGCCAAGAGGGTTGATGCTCAACAGTGGGAGGATTTTGAACACAGAGAACAACCTTTGTACGTTTGGGCAGATCACGAGCAGCTAAAGCTGCGACTACATTGGCGTGATCCATGATTGAGCAGAGAATATCAGGCTTTTCCTCTTGAATAAGTTGGCGAAGTGGAGCTATTGACCGTATGGTTCGGATAATGCTGGAATTAGTTTTTCCTGTATTTAAAAAATGTAATTTGACACACTTGGGTAAGTCAGATTCATAAGAACCACCAGACCGAGATAAAGCCAGGGAAAAACGAAACTTTTGAGGATCAAGGTGATTGATGATTCGCAATAAATGCATCTCTGCACCACCACCACCAAGGGTGGGAACAAAGAATAGTATATGTATTCGAGTATCAAATTTACTTTGTTGTTGGTTCATAGGTTTTTATCTACTTTTTGATCGAAATGACAACAGTCCAAATCCACGGAAAAGTATGATAATCGAGGTGAGGGAAATAATCCAATTCATTATTCCTGGTCCTGATGGTTGGAGCAGATAGAGTGTGAGTACATAGGGAACTATCATTAATGGTTCTGTGGCATAATTGCGGAAAGTCCAAACTAGCCATTTATGGAAAAGGCCAAATGCAAAGAAAACTATAAATACACCAGGAACACCAAAATTCCAATAGGCTTCAAGAGTAGGTTCAATGGGAATACCTATATCTAAATAAAAAAATGTATTGCCAACAACACCATCTACCAATCCAGGCTTCCCTGGCCAAAGTCCCCGGGGAATCAGAATTGTTAGGGCGGCTAAATAAGATCTACCATAGAGAAAATCAACCTGATTAGGTACTAAAGCTAAAATGGGAATTTCACCACTTCCCTCTCCACTTCGTTCCCCCAATTCATCTGTTGCCAAGCCGAAAATAGATTCTATTGGAGAAGCTTGATTTAACGTATTCCAGTTAGTTTCTCCGCTCCAGGTGCTATTTCTAAAATCTCCTAATATACCTAATAGAAACAAGCCAATAACAACAACAGTTAGGATTTGCATGAAGGCAATTTTGCGATCGCGGATCATAGATACTAGCAACCCAAAAATGATAAAATAAATAACACTTGAACGAGAGCCTCCACTTAAAAAATTAATAACAAGTGAACTTAATGAACATATCCAGAATAGTCCTTGAAAATGAGCTTTAGGATCTTTTGCTAACCATATTAGGCAGGCAATAGCACCAAATTGAATCAAAAATTGCCAGTAGAATTGACCCGCTAGTGTTGCCCGTCGTCCTTGTCCCCAGGAGAGGATGTGTGCAGCAATTCCACCTTGAATTTGCATATAAGCTGCACAGGCTACGATAGAGAAAATTACTACACACAAAACTTTCAGTTTTAGATGACGAGGTGGCAAAAAGGTTAATTGTAAATTACCAAATCTCAGAGAGAAAAAGAAACCACAATAGTAACTAACTAGACCAACTATACTAAGAAATACGTTATCAGCTAATAAGAAAGTCAAACTTTCACTATTCCAATTAGGTAGAGCTATATGTGATTCAAGTCCATTTATATAAATAGGAGTCTTACGTATTTCATGGATCAGAGTTAGAACAATATTGAATATTAAAGGATGAAACCATCCATAGGAAGGTTGATAAAAAATAACAGGTATGAGTAGGAGTAAAA harbors:
- a CDS encoding O-antigen polymerase, giving the protein MNNSTLTKLKTDSHRYNNESPFVPMHWLHRILLIAIIVIYLLFVVIQVYFNPKSTVALQWVNLGLVVNFLLLLIPVIFYQPSYGWFHPLIFNIVLTLIHEIRKTPIYINGLESHIALPNWNSESLTFLLADNVFLSIVGLVSYYCGFFFSLRFGNLQLTFLPPRHLKLKVLCVVIFSIVACAAYMQIQGGIAAHILSWGQGRRATLAGQFYWQFLIQFGAIACLIWLAKDPKAHFQGLFWICSLSSLVINFLSGGSRSSVIYFIIFGLLVSMIRDRKIAFMQILTVVVIGLFLLGILGDFRNSTWSGETNWNTLNQASPIESIFGLATDELGERSGEGSGEIPILALVPNQVDFLYGRSYLAALTILIPRGLWPGKPGLVDGVVGNTFFYLDIGIPIEPTLEAYWNFGVPGVFIVFFAFGLFHKWLVWTFRNYATEPLMIVPYVLTLYLLQPSGPGIMNWIISLTSIIILFRGFGLLSFRSKSR
- a CDS encoding glycosyltransferase family 4 protein, with protein sequence MKVVVALEHRFNRTPDGIVWTHTQFPYSFWQRYLEVFDHVRVVARVQDVLSVPSDWRESNGDRVSFAPMPYYIGPAQYLWRSLQIKRAAQQAVNTEDAVIFRVDSTIASCIEPKLRATKHPYGVEVVCDPYDVFAPGSIRHPLRPVFRWWFPQVLRRQCVGACGAAYVTESALQKRYPPGKQAFSTHYSSIDLPDEAFVSVPRSPKQESQIFTIIFVGTLAQLYKAPDILIDAVANCVQEGLKLKLVLVGDGKHRKELEMRAAKLDLGDYVDFRGQLSSGQAVRTELDQADLFILASHQEGLPRAMIEAMARALPCIGSTVGGIPELLPPEDIVPPADVAALSSKIWEVVTNPERMTRMSSRNLEKAKEYRNEILRERQIAFYRYVRKSTEIWLNAQK
- a CDS encoding glycosyltransferase, giving the protein MNQQQSKFDTRIHILFFVPTLGGGGAEMHLLRIINHLDPQKFRFSLALSRSGGSYESDLPKCVKLHFLNTGKTNSSIIRTIRSIAPLRQLIQEEKPDILCSIMDHANVVAALAARDLPKRTKVVLCVQNPPTVEHQPSWHITNFVLLSLIPRLYPQADQVIALSQGVAEDLISICPKISKLDVIYNAGWDSRVLTGAAECIHQEDLPANVPLIVACGRLTDQKGFPYLIDALAQVRQVIPAHLWIIGEGKQRGMLEKQIQQLGLNDCVRLLGFQSNPYKYMAAADIFVLSSLYEGFGNVIVEAMACGTPVIATDCPYGPGEIIENGVNGILIPPANVEAIAEAVIRLLTTDSELKLKLSENGKSRSQQFHAQVIASTYEKMFLGNSCIN
- the asnB gene encoding asparagine synthase (glutamine-hydrolyzing) yields the protein MCGIAGFWDISRQISTDYLPIIVQQMSKLLIHRGPDDGGSWVDGEVGIALGHRRLSIVDLSPQGHQPMISTDGRYVIVFNGEVYNFPELRKQLQILGYSFRSDSDTEVMLSSFCQWGVLEATKRFNGMFAFAVWDRQERVLHLGRDRIGEKPLYYGWCGHTFIFASELKAFKVHPDFQPEINRDALDLFLRFSYIPEPYSIYQGIYKLPPATLLSWNGKTTDPQPVTYWSAKTVAESGVAYLFTGSENEAIVHLEVLLKDAVKMRMLADVPLGAFLSGGIDSSTIVALMQAQSQQPVKTFSIGFHEQNYNEAEYAKSVARHLGTDHTELYVTANETMGVIPKLPSLYDEPFADPSQVPTFLVSQLARNHVTVSLSGDGGDELFAGYKRYFLARSIWQKMGWIPQTVRYSTAKALTSVSSQTWNRGFEGVNAILPAKLNLGDKLHKLADVLAVSSPDIMYAGLVSHLKESEKVVIGSSELSTVVSDCNFGSSLPNFTERMMYWDLINYLPGDILVKLDRATMGVSLEGRIPFLDHRVVEFAWQIPLSMKIRGNKGKWLLRQVLYKYVPRELIERPKMGFGIPIGAWLRGPLRAWAEDLLDESRLRREGYLHPQPIRQKWDEHQNGDRNWQHHLWVILMFQAWLAEKSAGN